In Bacteroidota bacterium, a single window of DNA contains:
- a CDS encoding HU family DNA-binding protein, translating into MAKAMTKSQIADHFAKKFGLKKKQATAFFEELATLAYAEAKNQFTIPGVGKLVLVDRKARQGRNPATGEIIQIPAKKVVKFRVAKAAKDAILNQN; encoded by the coding sequence ATGGCAAAGGCCATGACAAAATCCCAGATTGCCGACCACTTTGCGAAGAAATTTGGTCTGAAGAAAAAACAGGCTACAGCTTTCTTTGAAGAGTTGGCGACACTTGCATATGCCGAGGCAAAAAACCAATTTACGATCCCCGGCGTGGGTAAGCTTGTTCTGGTTGACCGTAAAGCACGGCAAGGACGAAACCCTGCGACCGGTGAGATCATTCAAATTCCGGCGAAGAAAGTCGTTAAATTCCGTGTTGCGAAAGCAGCAAAAGACGCGATCCTTAACCAGAATTAA
- a CDS encoding FKBP-type peptidyl-prolyl cis-trans isomerase → MLFITGCAKKNTGVTDTGMKYEIIKEGTGPSPKKGDSVTVHYTGWLEDGTKFDSSVDRKLPFTFKLGVGQVIQGWDDGVATMRVGGKSKFFIPPELGYGSRGAGGVIPPNATLIFEVELLSIK, encoded by the coding sequence ATGTTGTTCATCACCGGATGCGCAAAGAAAAATACAGGAGTGACTGACACGGGAATGAAATACGAGATCATCAAAGAAGGGACGGGCCCGTCCCCCAAAAAAGGCGATTCGGTCACTGTTCATTACACCGGCTGGCTGGAAGACGGCACCAAATTCGACAGCTCGGTCGACCGCAAACTACCCTTCACGTTCAAGCTCGGTGTGGGACAAGTGATTCAGGGATGGGATGACGGAGTTGCCACAATGAGGGTCGGCGGCAAATCGAAATTTTTCATTCCACCGGAGCTTGGATACGGTAGCCGGGGAGCAGGGGGAGTCATTCCCCCTAACGCAACGCTCATTTTTGAGGTCGAGCTTCTGTCGATAAAATAA
- a CDS encoding acyl-ACP desaturase, with product MINSSSSEEKNKTHLLDSKFEVLSDMEAVVEDLMKKHEEKRELWFPSDFLPADETTNEDLYLKQVRERAKGIPLSARVALALNLITEEGLPHFHRLIAVHLGNDSFWKNWNFLWTAEEDRHGNVIRDYCRDSRIMNFTAVEKAQFQYVRSGFDPDWDKDPYRVFVYTSAQERATQISHDGTGRVCGTYEPTLQKILHSIAMDEARHYTFYRSVFGEVLKRDPDEALASAAVILPSIDMPGHSLRNFNEYADVVRRSGIYGPRDYISVVEALIKVWGLEALCQLKEKGKKAQEKILAIPDRLRKVAEYIESRSSSKTFQLEFVFNKVFQMG from the coding sequence ATGATAAATTCTTCATCTTCCGAGGAAAAGAACAAAACGCATTTGCTTGACTCAAAATTTGAAGTTCTCTCGGATATGGAAGCGGTGGTTGAAGATCTCATGAAAAAACATGAGGAAAAAAGGGAACTTTGGTTTCCCTCCGATTTTCTTCCTGCTGATGAAACGACGAATGAGGATCTGTACCTGAAGCAGGTTCGTGAGCGTGCGAAAGGGATTCCATTGAGCGCGCGGGTTGCGCTTGCTCTTAATCTTATTACCGAGGAAGGCCTCCCTCATTTTCATCGGTTGATCGCCGTCCATCTCGGCAACGATTCATTCTGGAAGAACTGGAATTTTTTGTGGACCGCCGAAGAGGACCGCCATGGGAATGTCATCAGAGATTATTGCCGTGATTCGCGCATCATGAATTTTACCGCGGTGGAGAAGGCTCAGTTCCAGTATGTTCGTTCGGGCTTCGATCCTGATTGGGACAAAGATCCGTATCGTGTGTTTGTCTATACCTCCGCGCAGGAGCGGGCCACGCAGATATCGCACGACGGAACGGGGAGGGTGTGCGGAACGTATGAGCCGACCCTTCAGAAGATACTTCATTCAATTGCCATGGATGAAGCGCGCCACTACACGTTCTATAGGTCTGTGTTTGGGGAAGTGCTCAAGCGCGACCCCGACGAAGCGCTGGCATCGGCGGCGGTTATTCTGCCGAGCATTGACATGCCCGGACACAGTCTTCGTAATTTTAATGAATATGCCGACGTCGTGCGCCGATCCGGCATCTACGGTCCGCGGGATTATATTTCGGTCGTGGAAGCGTTGATCAAAGTGTGGGGCTTGGAGGCGCTTTGCCAGCTTAAAGAGAAAGGGAAAAAAGCGCAGGAGAAAATATTGGCCATTCCCGATCGTTTAAGAAAAGTGGCTGAATATATTGAAAGCCGGAGCTCTTCGAAGACCTTCCAGCTTGAATTTGTCTTCAATAAGGTCTTTCAAATGGGATAG
- a CDS encoding tetratricopeptide repeat protein, with the protein MVLRRASIVLLLFVSAYCPAQNTKENADFKLALNLFNDKLYDLSLEQFKQFISTYPSSPQSIESKFYIALAERALKKNDDARSAFQNFALTYPDHPRAPEAWWNVGEMYSDAKKFTDAASAFERIKIFQPKSKLATKALLTASEYFEKAGDADNAKRCLRSLISDYPTDEFVTPAHLHLGKIFVKENNLVAARQELQQVTESGADKGTIAEASLQLAAVDEASGNPEDAERLYHSIVDEKKSDIGVKTLARARLELARFYFSAGRQSDAIDYFQKLCADSLKLPPDILQQSLLGLGNGYASSRDFKKAADAFERALVHPADSTLIVAAYLGAGKAYDELKEYRKSFLDFSAAADKTAGGPEKRYALLRAATLAVSLNNDDTAVQYYKECLDRFPNDEEAPEILFRIAELTRLRLKEPQQAVAIYSSFLVQYPHDEKCDDAAFGIGLSYEALQETQEALKAYDNLIAMYPASPLTGRAIERKNFIRDHESPDKEQTVKQLALLIGDLILDKEKSGLAMRLGDIYLNILQDFPQAAIQYEKAESVAKDSLTREEAGYKRTVAMFRQTEADSSTGQACLNALTSFLDNYPSGRFSSIAAFNRFSLQMKKANLDVQLALAEQFLKDRPASEFTPHMLLTIATAQREKGLLKESIGTYARIANEFPLAPEANEATAQLGIQLAHLGKSDSASIVFSNYLRAFPKGLFSADVLYEDGLLLTREEKPLLASTSFEQLRTKFFYSARSVDCIEPLAESYQKTNQFDKAIALYHQQLDRLTSPLHTSSKGLLEIIFQLGKTYDAAHDTLNARKEYLDLVSRDARSPDASEAFGRLAAFEKHSGNTDASIQFFEKSIAAKRTAANTAELASLYFDNSNYKKAIEEYESLEGLPGADSSMLRSAKLNVIISLYRSDNRKEIDQKIAEFLRTYGSDRNSLALFDFEKAMALYRQEEPDRALTILRTFPAKYDSAEILPQACFWIGKILETKELPDSALKQYDRVMRTFPRSPILPKVYLALGNLYFFKENYDEAAKYYRLIVDKPELSPDVLPFAMSNLIETYKELALYDGALELTRTFIEKYPNDESILDKKVDLGVLYQKLGYYDQAIVQLQALLETTNKDFESEIRYYLGESYFEKGEYQQAILEFLKVPYLITKKTKIDWTPNSYYMSAQSYEKMGKFDQALNMYQQIIDKPGIDPAFKTAAQKEINRVKAAVKKENE; encoded by the coding sequence ATGGTATTACGACGTGCAAGCATAGTTCTCCTTCTCTTTGTTAGTGCATATTGCCCTGCTCAAAACACTAAGGAAAACGCAGATTTTAAGCTTGCCCTCAATTTGTTCAACGATAAACTGTATGACCTTTCATTAGAGCAATTCAAGCAGTTCATTTCCACCTACCCCTCCAGCCCGCAAAGTATCGAATCGAAGTTCTACATCGCCCTTGCTGAACGGGCGCTGAAGAAAAACGACGACGCGCGCTCCGCATTCCAGAATTTCGCCTTGACGTATCCGGACCATCCGAGGGCTCCGGAGGCATGGTGGAATGTCGGCGAAATGTACAGCGATGCAAAAAAGTTCACGGACGCCGCGTCGGCATTTGAGCGGATCAAGATCTTTCAGCCGAAGAGCAAATTGGCGACGAAGGCGTTGTTGACGGCAAGCGAGTATTTTGAAAAGGCCGGCGATGCCGATAACGCCAAGCGATGTCTCCGATCGCTCATCAGCGATTACCCGACCGATGAATTTGTGACTCCCGCCCATCTTCATTTGGGAAAAATCTTCGTCAAAGAGAACAATCTTGTCGCTGCCCGCCAGGAATTGCAGCAAGTGACGGAAAGCGGCGCCGACAAAGGGACGATCGCAGAGGCCTCGCTGCAGTTGGCAGCGGTCGACGAGGCCAGCGGAAACCCGGAAGATGCGGAGCGGCTGTATCATTCCATCGTCGATGAAAAAAAGTCCGATATCGGCGTCAAAACTCTGGCGCGCGCCCGGCTCGAGCTCGCCCGCTTTTATTTCTCAGCGGGACGTCAATCGGACGCTATCGATTACTTCCAAAAATTATGCGCCGATTCCCTCAAGCTTCCGCCGGACATTCTTCAGCAATCATTGCTCGGCCTCGGGAACGGATATGCTTCATCCCGGGATTTCAAAAAGGCCGCGGACGCATTCGAGCGCGCGCTGGTCCATCCGGCAGATTCAACACTGATTGTCGCCGCGTACCTCGGAGCCGGAAAAGCTTATGACGAGCTGAAAGAGTATCGAAAATCATTTTTGGATTTCTCCGCGGCGGCGGACAAAACTGCCGGCGGTCCGGAAAAACGCTACGCGCTTCTTCGCGCGGCAACGCTGGCCGTATCGCTGAACAATGATGACACGGCAGTGCAATACTATAAAGAATGCCTCGATCGTTTCCCGAACGACGAAGAGGCCCCGGAGATTCTTTTCCGCATCGCCGAATTGACGCGGCTCCGGCTCAAAGAACCGCAGCAAGCGGTCGCCATCTATTCTTCTTTCCTTGTTCAATATCCGCATGACGAAAAATGCGACGATGCGGCATTCGGCATCGGATTATCGTACGAAGCTCTCCAGGAAACGCAGGAAGCGCTGAAGGCGTACGACAATCTCATCGCGATGTACCCGGCAAGCCCGTTGACCGGTCGGGCGATCGAAAGAAAGAATTTCATTCGCGACCATGAGTCTCCGGACAAAGAGCAAACGGTCAAACAGCTTGCGCTTCTTATCGGGGATTTGATCCTGGATAAGGAAAAATCGGGCCTCGCGATGAGATTGGGAGATATCTATCTTAACATCCTCCAGGATTTTCCTCAGGCGGCAATCCAGTACGAAAAGGCCGAATCGGTCGCGAAGGATTCTCTGACGCGGGAAGAGGCAGGGTACAAACGAACCGTGGCAATGTTCCGCCAGACCGAGGCCGATTCTTCGACCGGTCAGGCATGCCTCAATGCTCTGACCTCTTTTCTTGACAATTATCCGTCCGGACGCTTCAGCAGCATCGCCGCGTTCAACCGTTTTTCCCTCCAGATGAAGAAGGCGAACCTCGATGTACAATTGGCGCTCGCCGAACAATTCCTCAAGGACCGTCCCGCGTCGGAGTTCACTCCGCACATGCTGTTGACGATCGCCACGGCACAAAGAGAAAAGGGGCTCTTAAAAGAATCGATCGGCACGTACGCGAGGATCGCCAACGAATTTCCCCTCGCTCCGGAGGCAAACGAAGCGACCGCCCAGCTCGGAATCCAGCTTGCGCACTTGGGCAAGAGCGATTCGGCTTCGATCGTCTTCAGCAATTACCTCCGCGCTTTTCCGAAAGGACTGTTCAGCGCGGATGTTCTCTATGAAGACGGACTTCTCCTGACCCGCGAGGAAAAACCGCTGCTCGCTTCCACATCGTTCGAGCAGCTCCGAACAAAGTTCTTTTATTCAGCTCGCTCGGTCGATTGCATTGAACCGCTCGCCGAAAGCTATCAGAAGACGAATCAGTTTGACAAAGCAATAGCATTGTACCACCAGCAATTGGACCGGCTGACGTCTCCCCTTCACACAAGCTCAAAAGGGCTTTTGGAAATCATCTTCCAGCTCGGAAAAACGTACGATGCCGCGCACGATACCCTGAACGCGCGGAAGGAATATCTCGACCTGGTCAGCCGGGATGCTCGTTCTCCGGACGCTTCGGAAGCATTTGGCCGGCTGGCTGCCTTTGAGAAGCATAGCGGCAATACCGACGCGTCGATCCAGTTCTTTGAAAAATCCATTGCTGCCAAACGCACGGCAGCAAATACCGCGGAACTGGCCTCGCTCTATTTTGACAACAGTAACTACAAAAAAGCCATCGAGGAATATGAATCGCTCGAAGGGCTGCCCGGCGCTGATTCTTCGATGCTCAGGTCGGCCAAACTGAACGTCATTATTTCTCTGTATCGGTCGGACAACCGGAAAGAGATCGACCAGAAGATCGCAGAATTCCTAAGAACATACGGTTCTGACAGAAACTCCCTTGCCCTATTCGATTTCGAAAAAGCAATGGCGCTGTACCGACAGGAAGAGCCGGACCGGGCGCTGACAATACTAAGAACATTTCCCGCAAAGTACGATTCTGCGGAGATCCTTCCGCAGGCATGCTTCTGGATCGGGAAGATCCTTGAGACGAAGGAACTCCCTGACAGCGCTCTGAAGCAATACGACCGCGTCATGAGGACGTTCCCGCGTTCCCCCATTCTTCCGAAAGTTTATCTTGCGCTCGGCAATCTCTATTTCTTCAAGGAAAATTATGATGAAGCGGCAAAATACTACCGCCTCATCGTCGACAAGCCCGAACTCTCGCCGGATGTTCTTCCCTTTGCAATGAGCAATCTCATCGAGACATACAAGGAGCTTGCCCTGTACGACGGCGCATTGGAATTGACGCGGACGTTCATAGAAAAATATCCGAACGATGAATCCATCCTCGACAAAAAGGTCGACCTCGGCGTGCTCTATCAAAAGCTGGGATATTATGACCAGGCGATCGTGCAGCTTCAGGCTCTCCTGGAGACAACGAACAAGGATTTTGAATCCGAGATCCGGTATTACCTCGGCGAATCGTATTTTGAGAAGGGCGAATACCAACAGGCGATCCTTGAGTTCCTGAAGGTCCCCTATCTCATCACCAAAAAAACAAAGATCGATTGGACTCCGAATTCTTACTACATGTCCGCCCAGTCGTATGAAAAAATGGGGAAATTCGACCAGGCGCTCAACATGTACCAGCAGATCATCGATAAGCCGGGGATCGACCCTGCGTTCAAGACCGCAGCTCAGAAAGAGATCAATCGCGTGAAAGCCGCGGTCAAAAAAGAAAACGAATAA